The following proteins come from a genomic window of Pseudomonas sp. MAG733B:
- a CDS encoding aldehyde dehydrogenase family protein, whose protein sequence is MSEHTLAVHSPYNGAVVGHVAVSTEADVEHALSIAHGLFRDRSQWLSKPRRIEILQRAAELIGARKVEIATQAASEGGKPLKDSITEVERGIDGILNCIEVLRTEGGHVIPMGLNATSANRVAFTQFEPLGVVAAVSAFNHPFNLIVHQVVPAIAVSAPVVVKPAANTPLSCRTLLDILTEAGLPDGWAQMVLPTDNAFTGKLVSDPRVGFFSFIGSAAVGWMLRSTLAPGTRCALEHGGVAPVILAADADLDDALPRIARGGFWHAGQACVSVQRIFCHRSIAEQVAERLGQMGDAMVVGDPTDARTDVGPLIAEREVNRVSQWVDDAVAGGARLVAGGRALGNNCYAPTVLLNPSIDSNVMQKEVFGPVVAVYAYDDLADAIQLANALPYAFQAAVFTRDLDTAMQCYQDLDATAVMVNENTLFRVDWMPFAGARLSGHGVGGIPHTMKEMQVEKMMVWRSRAVRG, encoded by the coding sequence ATGTCTGAACACACCCTGGCTGTGCACTCCCCTTACAACGGTGCCGTCGTCGGTCACGTGGCGGTTTCCACCGAGGCCGATGTCGAGCACGCCTTGAGCATCGCCCACGGCCTGTTCCGTGACCGCAGCCAGTGGTTGTCCAAGCCTCGGCGCATTGAGATCTTGCAGCGTGCCGCCGAGCTGATCGGTGCACGCAAAGTCGAGATCGCCACCCAGGCGGCCAGCGAAGGTGGCAAGCCGCTGAAGGATTCGATCACCGAAGTCGAGCGTGGCATCGACGGCATCCTCAACTGCATCGAAGTGCTGCGCACCGAGGGTGGTCATGTGATTCCGATGGGGTTGAACGCCACGTCGGCCAACCGTGTAGCCTTCACTCAATTCGAACCGCTCGGCGTGGTTGCGGCCGTCTCGGCGTTCAACCACCCGTTCAACCTGATCGTGCACCAAGTCGTACCGGCCATCGCCGTCAGTGCGCCAGTGGTCGTCAAACCGGCGGCCAACACGCCGCTGAGTTGCCGCACGTTGCTCGACATCCTCACCGAAGCCGGTCTGCCTGACGGTTGGGCGCAAATGGTATTGCCGACCGACAACGCCTTCACCGGCAAACTGGTGTCGGACCCACGGGTGGGTTTCTTCAGCTTCATCGGTTCGGCGGCGGTGGGCTGGATGCTGCGCTCGACCCTCGCACCGGGCACCCGCTGCGCGCTGGAACACGGCGGTGTGGCGCCGGTGATCCTGGCGGCGGACGCCGACCTCGACGATGCCTTGCCGCGCATCGCCCGTGGCGGTTTCTGGCACGCCGGCCAGGCCTGCGTGAGCGTGCAACGGATTTTCTGCCACCGCAGCATCGCCGAGCAGGTCGCCGAACGCCTGGGCCAAATGGGCGACGCCATGGTCGTCGGTGACCCGACCGATGCGCGCACCGATGTCGGCCCGCTGATCGCTGAACGTGAAGTGAACCGCGTGAGCCAATGGGTGGATGACGCCGTCGCCGGTGGCGCGCGCTTGGTCGCGGGTGGCCGCGCACTCGGCAACAACTGCTATGCGCCTACGGTGTTGTTGAATCCGTCGATCGACTCAAACGTAATGCAGAAGGAAGTGTTCGGCCCGGTGGTCGCGGTCTATGCCTACGACGATCTGGCTGACGCAATCCAGTTGGCCAACGCCCTGCCCTATGCTTTCCAGGCAGCGGTATTCACTCGCGATCTGGACACGGCGATGCAGTGCTATCAGGACCTGGACGCCACAGCGGTGATGGTCAACGAGAACACTCTGTTCCGTGTCGACTGGATGCCGTTCGCTGGCGCGCGTCTCTCCGGGCATGGCGTGGGCGGTATTCCTCACACCATGAAGGAAATGCAGGTCGAGAAAATGATGGTCTGGCGCTCTCGGGCAGTGCGTGGCTAA